The DNA segment CGCAAATACAGCCGGATCGCCAACGAGCTGGTATTGCGTCATACGGCAAGTGGCCCTTATAAAGAGGTTAGCCGATTTTTGCGTCAAGACTTCAGTATTCATATATCTCACGAATCGCTGAGAAGGCGGATATTGGCGGTTTCAGGCTCTATCAGACAAAACCGTGATTGCAGCAGCGACGACCGGAAGTGGGACGAAATTGCCGGCAGTAAGCTGTATGGCTATGCCGACGGAGTGTTGATAAACGTACGTCGTGAAGGGTGGAAGGAAGTCAAACTTCTGCGTTACGAGGATGACGCCTGTAGTAAGGTCAGCCATCGTGCTGTGCTCGGTCCGATCAAGCAGTTCGGCTCTCTTGCCCGTCGTGAGGCGATTCGGATTGGAGCATCGAAAGCCAAAGACATGACGTTTTTAATGGACGGTGCGGAAGGTTTTCACAGGCATATAAAAAGCAATCTTCCTAATGCAAAACAAGTAGTTGATTACTGGCACTGCTGTCAGCACATTGGCGAGTGTGCCAGTTTGCTTTACGGTGAAAATTCGAAGAGGAGCAATCGCTGGCGAAGCAAATACTGTCATGTACTTCGAGATAAGGGGCCCAAAAAACTGATCAGGAGCTTGCGAATCAGCAAAAGCCGGGTTGCGAGCAGCGAAGACGCCGAGGCCTTGTCGAAGCTGATCAACTTCCTGTCTCGGCGGATTGAGCGGATCGACTATCCGAAATTGCTGGCTATGGGGCTTCGCGTGGACAGCGGACCGATAGAAAGTTCATGCAAAACCGTTGTGCAGGCCCGCCTGAAGAGCTCAGGGATGCGGTGGAGCCGACAAGGAGCATCCGCTATGCTGGAAGTCAGAACCGCACTGCACAGCGATTTATGGGAATATGCTATAAAAGACTGTGCCTAAATATTGTGATGCACCCGTCCATATAAAGCAAGTCTGAAAACTCTGGACGAGCACCCGAAGATTGATTAGAATCCTCTCCCAAGATCACAAACGACACATGGAGACAATATGACTATACAGAGAATTGCGATACTAACCCTGGCACTCGCACTTATTACAACCGCAGGCTGTGACAAACAGGATGAACCACAGACAAAAGCGGTAACCGGCGCAACCACCGCCTACACAAACCCGGACATGCCCCGCGAGACAGACACGTACGAGGTCCTCGGCTACCTCAAGGGAATCAAAGGCTACGTCGTAAAATACAATGACGACCTCTACCGCGGCGGCGAAATACTCGCCCGCGCAGGCATCGAAAAACTCCAGAGCTACGGCGTCAAGACGATCATCACCATAACCCCCTCAGAAGTCGAGCAAAGACTCGCAAAGGACCTCGGTATAAACCTTATCGAAATGCCCTTCGAAAATGGCGCGATCCCCGCAGAAACATTCACCCGATACATTGAAACCATAACCTCGGACAAAGGCCCCTATTACATCCACTGCCATGGAGGAAACCATCGTGCAGGCGCCCTCTGCGCCGCATACAGGGTCCATAAACAGGACTGGTCATGGCAAAAAGCCGCGATCGAATTCGGCCAGCTAGGCGGCAGCCTCCAGAAGGACCACGCAATGATCCAGTCGATCAAACAAACCCCGGCCCTCGCCGAAGACAAGCCCTCTCAGCCTCAAGAACCCGTCGACCGGCAGGAAAAAGAATCACTTGGCGACGATAAAGTCAGTAACGGGCTCCGGGTAGAAGACCCCGGCAAGCAGCATTCTGCCGTATGCGCGCCATAGCTCATCCGCACTCTTCTGCGAATCTTCCTCACGAAGCTCAACAGTCACCGTCGGAATACTCAGCCGCTCACCCGCATACGCACCAAGCGAGCCGGGCCTAGACCCCAGCTTGTTCAAAGGCAGATCACAGCACCGCGCCATAGCATACGCAACGTCCCCCGCCGGTCCATCATAATCCACACACTCCAAAGGCTGATGCAGCGTAATGATCCGCTCAGGCCGATATGACCTGATAATATCCCTGATCACACGTGACTCGGGCTCACTGAGCCCTCTCGGACCGTTCACCTCATTGTTGACACGATTCTCCGCCTCGAAATTCCTGTTTAGATCCACCCCGTTCGCATTGTATCTCTGCCCAAGCGCATACCCGTCCGGATTCGCCATCGGCATCACAACCACCCGCAGTCGCGCCAGTTTCTGAGGATTCTTGTTCAGATGATCGATCATCTTTCTCACCAGCGGCGTGCCCGCGAACTCGTCACCGTGGATCGTCGCCATCACCAGAACCGTCCGCTCGCCATTCCCCATGGACAGACACTCGATCGGCCGGCCCTGAACCGACTTACCGGGAACTGACCATGAAAACTCAGGCTTGGAAACTCTTTCCTGACCCCACGTATCACAGCCGGCTATCCCAGCCGCCATAAAAGCAAACAGACAAACCGTCAAAATCCCGCTCGCATACCGACCCAGCAAACCTGCCCAAAAATTCTTAACCATATCACATCCTTGTAAATTCTGGTCCTGCCCTCAGCTCACAAGCCTCGTCCGCAGCCGCTTCACCGCCAGCAGCCCGAACACCACGCTGAATACCACGATGTACAGTATATCCCATAACAGCCCCAAATGGAAACTGTTTGTGCAAATCGCCCTCACAAGATTCACCGAATGCGTCAATGGCACCAACTGCGAAAAAGGCTGAATATAATCGGGCAGATTCGTCACCGGAAAAACAACGCCCGAAAAGAAAAACATCGGCGATATAAAGCCCGTAAAATAAAAATTAAAATGATTGATCGTCCGCACGAACGACGCAATAAACAGCGACATCGTCGAGAACATAAACGCCGTCACAAATCCCATCACCGGCGCCAGCAGACTCGCCGGCAAAGGCACCACCCCGAATACCGAAAGCACACAAAGCACCGCGAACGAAAAGAACAGCCCCTTCGTCCCCGCCCAAAGCATCTCACCCACTATCAGATTGTTCGTCGTTATCGGCGCAGCCAGCATCCCGTCATAAACCTTATCAAACTCCAGCCTTATGAATGTCCCGAAACTGCACTCATACGCCGCCGTAAACATCGCCGTCGTCACCAGCAGCCCCGTCCCCAGAAACTCTATGTACGGCAGACCCTGCACGTTTTCATCAACATATCTGCCCAGCCCCAGCCCGATTCCCGCCAGAAAGATCATCGGCTCCAGAAAAGGCGGAAATCCGTTGCTCACGATATGCCGCGTATACGTACGCATGTGCCGATACCAAACACTGTAAAGCCGCTTATACAACGGCGGATATTCTCTTGTCCTATTGCTGTGCGCCAAGTGTGCTCCCCGTCGCCTTGAGAAAAACGTCTTCCAGATTCGCTTCCCGCATATAGTAATGCCCGCCGATCTCATCCGCGACCGTCTTGAGCAGATCCATATCCTCGCTGAACAGCCGCGTCACATCGCCCGCAACCTCCACTCTCACCCGATCCAGCACCTCCTTGCCCAGCAGATCCCCCACCGGCGGATGCTCGAACAGCTCCAACACATACCGCTCCACATTGTCCCGCAGCAGACTCCGCGGCACACCCTCCATCACCTTCACCCCCCTGTGCATTATCAGCAGCCGATCGCAAAGCTGAAACGCCTCCTCCATATAATGCGTCGTCAGCAGCACCGTCGTCCCCTGCTTCTTCAACTGCCGTATCTTGTCCCATATCACGTGCCGCACCTGCGGATCAAGCCCCGTCGTAGGCTCATCCAGTATCAAAAGCCTCGGCCTGTTCAAAAGCGCCCTCGCGATCACCAGCCGCCTCTTCATCCCGCCCGAAAGCTCGCGTATCCTCGCTTTCGACCTCGCCGTCAGCTCCATAAACTCCAGCAGCTCAGCGATCCGCTCTTTCGCCTTATCCTCCGGCATATCGTAAAATTTCGAATACACCAGCAGATTCTGCCGTATGTTCAGCTCCTCGTCAAGATTGTCCTCCTGAGGCACAACCCCCGACAGATACTTGATCTGCAGCTCCTCCTTCGGCGGCTCATACCCAAAGATCTTCAGCTCCCCCACCCCGTTCTTATCCCCCACACTCTTGCCGTACACCATCTTCATCATGGTCGTCTTACCCGCACCGTTCGGCCCCAGAAGCCCGAAGCACTTCGCCTCTTCAACCTCGAACGACAGATCGCTCACCGCCCGAACGGCCCCGTAACTCTTATTCACATCCCTGGCAACTATAACCTTATCGCCCATTGATCCCTCAAAACAAAAAAACAGACGACGACAAACCGCCGCGCCCGAAAACCTCATACCGCCCCAATCATTATCAAACATCCGCAAGCTCGGTCTAAACCGGCCCGTATATAAGGTTCGGCCCCCTAATCAAGCTTCGCCCGCAGATCCTTCAAGAGTCCGACAAGCACCCTCGGCGAAATATCCGCCAGCTCCG comes from the Anaerohalosphaera lusitana genome and includes:
- a CDS encoding transposase, with protein sequence MRHKGSKSYEFITKRGNISLTGTYYHCSCGSSKPISNLVSSGRKYSRIANELVLRHTASGPYKEVSRFLRQDFSIHISHESLRRRILAVSGSIRQNRDCSSDDRKWDEIAGSKLYGYADGVLINVRREGWKEVKLLRYEDDACSKVSHRAVLGPIKQFGSLARREAIRIGASKAKDMTFLMDGAEGFHRHIKSNLPNAKQVVDYWHCCQHIGECASLLYGENSKRSNRWRSKYCHVLRDKGPKKLIRSLRISKSRVASSEDAEALSKLINFLSRRIERIDYPKLLAMGLRVDSGPIESSCKTVVQARLKSSGMRWSRQGASAMLEVRTALHSDLWEYAIKDCA
- a CDS encoding fused DSP-PTPase phosphatase/NAD kinase-like protein encodes the protein MTIQRIAILTLALALITTAGCDKQDEPQTKAVTGATTAYTNPDMPRETDTYEVLGYLKGIKGYVVKYNDDLYRGGEILARAGIEKLQSYGVKTIITITPSEVEQRLAKDLGINLIEMPFENGAIPAETFTRYIETITSDKGPYYIHCHGGNHRAGALCAAYRVHKQDWSWQKAAIEFGQLGGSLQKDHAMIQSIKQTPALAEDKPSQPQEPVDRQEKESLGDDKVSNGLRVEDPGKQHSAVCAP
- a CDS encoding DUF2817 domain-containing protein: MVKNFWAGLLGRYASGILTVCLFAFMAAGIAGCDTWGQERVSKPEFSWSVPGKSVQGRPIECLSMGNGERTVLVMATIHGDEFAGTPLVRKMIDHLNKNPQKLARLRVVVMPMANPDGYALGQRYNANGVDLNRNFEAENRVNNEVNGPRGLSEPESRVIRDIIRSYRPERIITLHQPLECVDYDGPAGDVAYAMARCCDLPLNKLGSRPGSLGAYAGERLSIPTVTVELREEDSQKSADELWRAYGRMLLAGVFYPEPVTDFIVAK
- a CDS encoding ABC transporter permease, whose translation is MAHSNRTREYPPLYKRLYSVWYRHMRTYTRHIVSNGFPPFLEPMIFLAGIGLGLGRYVDENVQGLPYIEFLGTGLLVTTAMFTAAYECSFGTFIRLEFDKVYDGMLAAPITTNNLIVGEMLWAGTKGLFFSFAVLCVLSVFGVVPLPASLLAPVMGFVTAFMFSTMSLFIASFVRTINHFNFYFTGFISPMFFFSGVVFPVTNLPDYIQPFSQLVPLTHSVNLVRAICTNSFHLGLLWDILYIVVFSVVFGLLAVKRLRTRLVS
- a CDS encoding ABC transporter ATP-binding protein, encoding MGDKVIVARDVNKSYGAVRAVSDLSFEVEEAKCFGLLGPNGAGKTTMMKMVYGKSVGDKNGVGELKIFGYEPPKEELQIKYLSGVVPQEDNLDEELNIRQNLLVYSKFYDMPEDKAKERIAELLEFMELTARSKARIRELSGGMKRRLVIARALLNRPRLLILDEPTTGLDPQVRHVIWDKIRQLKKQGTTVLLTTHYMEEAFQLCDRLLIMHRGVKVMEGVPRSLLRDNVERYVLELFEHPPVGDLLGKEVLDRVRVEVAGDVTRLFSEDMDLLKTVADEIGGHYYMREANLEDVFLKATGSTLGAQQ